In the genome of Danaus plexippus chromosome 18 unlocalized genomic scaffold, MEX_DaPlex mxdp_20, whole genome shotgun sequence, the window TACTTGAAAACCCCATGTCCAATGCAATTCGATCAAATTCCAATAAATGCTTATCCACTAGATCTACATTCtgttagaatataatttgccagatatatttttttatgtcaataacTACTTTATAGGCGTTTCACGCTGCGTGAGCAGGGTAATAACtatgtataaatatcaattatcaGAGTGAATTTAGAATATTCTCAAACACAggaaataatactaatattatctttCAGGCAAATGTTGTAGTCGAAACGGCAAATGAAGAAAATGCTCTAGCGCTCAAAGAACATTTGAGGAATTTGTACCCAACTGTCAAATTTGCAGTTTTTGATGTGGATGAAAAACATAagatgagataaaaaaaaaaaatcgtaaatcATAACTTATTTAACTTTGTACAACATTAACATGGAGTAGAGGAAAATGAAaaactgtgttttttttaaattttttacttaaatcatAACTTAGGCGACGGGATCATCACCCTTGGTTGCTCTTGTGTATATAACTTGTCCGTGATGTTGGACGACCTGCTTGATTAAGCCTGAAACAAACGATTGCTGATAACTCAAAAGATTTCTACGAcgtcaaaaatattagatatagCGTTGATCAGACTcaatatatcagttttataCCATCATGGCTTATCCGGACAAAATGATCATCACAATATGAACTTCCCtagttaaaatattgctaatttctttttaataatttgcaaaATTGTAGCATTGtatcatacaaaattaaaaacttcaatattGTTAAGAAAAGGTTTTAAACAGTATCCAAGATGTTAAAACCTAGTCAATATAAAGTGCTTGAActaacaaatgaaatatcaaactatcataaaatttgttagaccttaaaattatttagtaatgttTAAGTAATATAGTACAATATCAAGGAAAAGTTCATAAGATCCCGCACCCTGCCTCGAGACaccataacaataataattattaagttattgtattttattccttaCCTTTTTCTCTAAGTTCGATGAGAGCTCGCCTCGCAAGGGAACCTCGGACCTTCAACCTTTCAGAGACAACAGCGGGAGTGATCAGCTTGTATTGTGGCACTTCCTTGTATAGTTTTTCATATGTTGGCTTGTCAAACAACACTTGGTTGTTTAACTTGTCGCGGACTTTTCCTTTGGACCACTTCTGCAAAGCGATTTTTTACGAGTGTCAATTTGGTTATTGAaccactaaataaaatttactcaaaTTTATTGCCATCAGACTCAATATatcagtaaatttttaactctCATGTTAATCAAGTAAAAAGGAAATAATCATTTGGtagtgaattaaatattaattcaaatgtgTAAAAACATAACCTCAATTAGTATAACTAACCTTCTTTTTGGCTTTGCCGCCGCTGGATCCCTCCTTCTTCTTCTGTGTTTTCTGGGGCTGCTTAGCCGAAGACTTTGCGTCCTTCTTGGGCggctaaaattaatacaaaaagtttGTAAAACACAAGTCGGCCACGAGGTACACATACAATACATAATAGTATAGAAAGGCGAAACTCTAGACATCActgaatttacaataaaaataaatattttttccttttttatatttataatgtatataagcTACCAGTAACTgatttagtattaatttgtaaaatatttatttcgacAACATGAACACTCACCATCTTGGAAAACGAAAAGAGATATAGAAGCGTGTACAGATAGCATATACACTTCAAACAGAATGCTTCTTAagtcacagattataaaatgttgaagTATACGTTATTTAAGTTACGTCGGATGggctttataattataaaaatatatatattttaaaagtaatgctatatacataatatgtatataaaattacgaaaaaaaaaattgacttcattttttttttaattagacagTGAAAATGTCGTCGTACCGAACGCACATCTACCACACATAATAGAACTGAAgacaaatattaacatttacacAATCGATACCATTTAAAAGTCAAAGAAAAATTCGATGGTATTTTGGTCACCAATTACAATCATCAGTGacaattagtttaatttattcaatgagTCCAGGTGTTTAATAAGGGCTATGAAATGTTGAACTACGTTTAGAAAAAAGCATTATATACACGATACAAACTGATTACAgttagataatataaaaaaaaatattttgaaatattcttttgGACAATTATTCTCCTTACTGACCAAGTTTATACAAGGTTCGAATTAAAAGTCCAGTGTTGCAATTATTTTCTTGTGAAAGTGGttgtttataagtaaattgttatattatagttgGCGGTgaagcatttttaatttgaatagtggtagataaataaaaatatataaaaataaaaaaaaataaaatgtatattttgtctcccaatacaaataatagtttttatttattttatttacaaaatttcttattattagaaTTGTCTTTGGAGCGATTCGTAGTACGCCAGTTCTTCCTCGGTGACAGATGGTCGGAATGATTCCACACCTTCCCAGAAATCAGACACGCCGATCACAACGGACTCAGCGCTGAGCTCGCTTTCTTTGACCAGTCCTGaaagcattaaaattaaaaaaaaattataacctattattatctttttttttcttaatgttgTTTGATGAGCAcagataatatacatattttttatttgaatcaatAAATTCAACTGTAAGTCATGTTATCAAGTGTGTGGGCGggattataaactttaatcaAAAAGtgtattagtaaataaatattattgtacttGTCATATTCTCTCCGTTTGAGAAtacagttaaattatttactatcttttggtttttaaacatctcatctatgtatttatacgaatTTAAAACTCAGAACTATCTGTGTTTAGTTTGCAGATACAGACTTTAGTGAAATTatcatttgtttaattattgatGAGTGAGGGAGCGAGTGAGCTGATTTACCCATCAGTCTCTGTGCCAGGCGTGCGATTAAAAGCTCAGTGCCGATTGGACCTTGCTGATACTTGGACACAATTTATCAGcagtcaatttattttatcaggaGCGGACTTTAATGTTAGTTTTGAGtgtctttatttattgtacacaCCATTGTGCAGTTTGTCTACTAGGCCCCTAACAGCTGCGGACCGCGCTGTCGTGGTCACTTGCAGGAGGTCCGCGCCCGTGCAGCTATCCGGAAGCGTTGCTGCCACAGCCTCCAGGTCTACTTCCGGTCGGAGCTTATAactgattattattaagaaccttatcaataaatatatcttatatacatattgtaaaaCATAGTTTGTTTGATATCAAGCAAGTGATACAGATCAGTCATTCAGTCAGTGTGgcataataaagaatatatatttaatttgctcGTATCAAACGTAATTAGATTTTTGGAGAGGCcagaaataattgtttttttaataataataaaaaaaaatggaccCTTGCCCTTTattgaagattatttaaaaagaattagttgttatattaaatgccTAACATGTTATAGGCCACGTACCTTCTACACAATGCCGTCAAGACCGAGGTCTTCTCAGTCAGGCCAGTGTAAGGTCCGACGTACACCAATTTGTCTAGTCGACCCGGTCTCAGCAGCGACTGTTCCAATAAATCCGGCCTGTTCGTTGCGCCCATTATGAACACGAAGCTCGATGATGGAGAGTCTATAAGGTATTGGAATAAATACCTACAAGCTGGTAACGTAATAAgccttacatataaaataggaGGTAAAAAAATCGGTTTCGGTCCGAGTTTAcacttattgtatttaaaataaaatattatttcgttggagatttaaatagatatacaCTGCCTACAATTTAACTCTCTCACCATTCTATGATATACTTGTTTTACCCCCTACTTTCCCTGCGGTTTCCAACTATCTACCAATTATTTCCTCAACAATGACACTTCCATTCATTAGACCAGCATTATCGCCTAAGGCCGTGGTTCGTTCATCTCAACTCTCCAGCCGTGCTATAATACTAGATCTACCCCCAACTATCCCCCGTGTCCAATCATTCATTGTCAcgagtggcgccatctgtgccgcactaattataatatactgtaatccttagaattatttttgtgacaaattataatactgaaccattgtgattttgtaatggcaacatttaagtataacCTTGTTATcgaaaactttaaatactCCAGCCGTTTCTTATGACATTACTGGAAGTAGTGCTGAACATGAAAAATCACGTCTGAAACTGTACCTGGAAGGGTACTTCAACTATACTACCTTCTCCGTCGACTCCGTCCACCTCAGCCAGTAGTTGGCTGACGACGCGGTCGCTGGCCCCGCCGGAGTCCCCCGTGGCACCCCGCCTCGGAGCCAGCGCGTCTAGTTCATCCAGGAAGACGATGCAGGGGGAGGCCCGCGCCGCCGAGAACACTGACCAAAAACGATCACGATATCTAAGATAACCGGATATACTAcgaccttttttttattgaagctatgtcttcattcgcactggcaTCGTGggatattctgccaatgtctccctttttttattttaaatacacactcccgacgatCGGttctttgcagcaaccgtggcCACCGGCTGACGAGATGAGAatgtttatagttatattcGCCAAAGACTATAACTGTCCTGGCTGAATACTGATATCATCTTATAAATTCATAGCCGTTTTTTATCTTGTAACTGACAAGCTTTAAGGTGTTTTATTTTCGATAGTTTTTATGCCTCATTATTTTGCTCATATTAATTGATTGTCACAGAATGTCCAGTATTCGTCCACAGCAAGGTGATTAGATTCATatagatgttgaagttgtttTAGTTCCTACGTTGCCTTACTTTCCCTTACCTTTTCGGACATTTTCCTCCGACTGGCCAATATACATGTTCAGAAGCTCCGGGCCCTTCACACTCATGAAACTCACGTTCAGTTCTGTGCTCACGGCCTTAGCTACCAGCGTCTTCCCGCAGCCCGGCGgtccatataataatatgccTAACGTATATTGATGATTAATTCTTAtttcgaatatatatatatatatatatatatatatataaatttcatttaaactgtTATAGACAAAGAATGCGTTACATTTTGTCTCTTTTCATCCTACCTCCactcacacatacacacatatgtatgtacatgtgtgaatatttattaaacagatCACAATTTTTCCATACCTGATCTTTTAAGTGACGACGATTTAAACAGGTGGGGATATTTAATTGGAAACTCTATTGTTTTTAACAGCTCCTTCTTCAGTCTGGCCAGTCCACCGATATCTTCCCAGTATACTTTGGGAATTTTCGGTGCATCCAGATGTTGGCTCTGAAGACTTCTCATGGTTTCTGGGAATAGCAAAGCAAAACACATTAAGAAGATATACCTTATCATTCTTTGCATTGGCCATTCGCGAACATTTAAATAGAGACAACTTTATTTATGAGTATCTTACTAATATAACAAtgggttaatttaaaatatcctaaAGCCTttatgctattttttttttatatagacacgagattcgaaatttaaatgaaattagatGAAAGTCAGAAATGGTATTTTCTGTCCGAAAccaaaattaaacattcatCCGTTCAGTAATTATGATGTCATCATATTTCATGTTCGATTTAACCCATCTTGTCATATAACATGGTCCTTACCCAAAGCTTTATCGAAATCTTCTTCTTGTATGAAACGGAGGTCAGCATCTCTGGTAATAAGTGTAGGGCATTTGGTTTGCTTCAAATACGACTCCCGCAGAGCAAAATGCATGAGAACGTCTATATCCCCTTGGAGAAACGTCTCAGTCTTTGACGCCACTCTATACAGAACATCCTTCATATGGTCACTTAGCTCATGTTTTTCGCTGCCGTCCGCAATTCTTTGgtgattttcataaaaatctttttcgtCATCATCAGTTGTTACATTCATCACTGATATAAACCACTGCAACGTGTCCTGTCGCTGTTCAACGTCTAACTTCTTAAAGTTTATCCTCTCGAGGAACATTCTCATCATGTTCGGCTTCAGATCCGCCTTCTCAGTTAacgctataaatattatcggttgttttgtataattctCGTATAGGTTGGTCACAGTGCTATTGAAGTACTCCGTTATTCTGAAGTCCTCGTTGTTTTCGGAGTCCACAGCTAATacctaaaaatattctgttagAGTTACTTCTAGTCGCAACCTGTGCATACGGAACCTATCcagtaataacaaataatactaaCGTCAAAATTGTCTAGTAAAACTACAACGGGCGCAGCAGATTTCGCCTTCTGTATCACAGAACTGATTTTGCTCTCTGTTTGTTTCGCTGTCGAGTTCTGTATTGAGTTGCAATCAAATTGCACGAAATTCAAACCTGaggaataaatataacgttGACATTAAGCATTCGCGTGACGTCCCATGAtggcgtattttttttaaaaagccaTGCTGATTGCAGGAGACGTAGACGTATATAATGATCATGGATATATGACGAATGTCtaaaattcaacaaaacaACATTCAATACATCACAATAGAAGTcccacaaattatttaatattgattagtgGTCTATCCAAAGCGCTCCAGAATATCCCTGGTTCGTGACCTGGCAGTCCATAACATTTGACTCTCACCGGACTTAAGATTATTGCAAGTTTAGTATCAGCTGTCCATTGGATATTAAAAGTGAGGGCTTAATAGGCAGTTATGTTTAGAATCAATCCATATATGCTGCAATTTTGCTAACGTACATGCTTTGCAAGGATATAACTGTTTTGTTCCTGAAATTGCTGACCACATAGAAAGCTATGTGCGGGTTCAATGAGCACAAT includes:
- the LOC116773040 gene encoding LOW QUALITY PROTEIN: peroxisomal ATPase PEX6 (The sequence of the model RefSeq protein was modified relative to this genomic sequence to represent the inferred CDS: inserted 3 bases in 3 codons; deleted 1 base in 1 codon), whose amino-acid sequence is MKKDELVKLWVLKFCLKVLYPKFNXFSFLVFLAIKYRYYYLKGKIHNSKMDTYSLKTLPNGRILSLIKILLQKNITSFSHKCIIISKERYIQLCVENFFYHDNGVLWXTMKLSPESKKKQQENVDSSHSNRLKYNLNFVTSEIHKXLYTDNISEVKSERIVPLGSNLVEENAAYTNEDELFNIASTFGINTDDIDVTFHPINAFENAPKIATSAEVSLSINEYDLENDFLKELLSNHFETPKAVCLNDMISINLTPTNMSKYNFRYIDLVENCGKLYFKCKKLEANESSTPENCETLQVFYIVKGVTQLTLGDGIHTVKPRNKYFEVKDLNQQQISHICPTGLKDRFNQIQETIKPFLTGQIDEMSSSLPSPIIPMILLTGPIGSGRHLLVRVLAKYNGLNFVQFDCNSIQNSTAKQTESKISSVIQKAKSAAPVVVLLDNFDVLAVDSENNEDFRITEYFNSTVTNLYENYTKQPIIFIALTEKADLKPNMMRMFLERINFKKLDVEQRQDTLQWFISVMNVTTDDDEKDFYENHQRIADGSEKHELSDHMKDVLYRVASKTETFLQGDIDVLMHFALRESYLKQTKCPTLITRDADLRFIQEEDFDKALETMRSLQSQHLDAPKIPKVYWEDIGGLARLKKELLKTIEFPIKYPHLFKSSSLKRSGILLYGPPGCGKTLVAKAVSTELNVSFMSVKGPELLNMYIGQSEENVRKVFSAARASPCIVFLDELDALAPRRGATGDSGGASDRVVSQLLAEVDGVDGEDSPSSSFVFIMGATNRPDLLEQSLLRPGRLDKLVYVGPYTGLTEKTSVLTALCRSYKLRPEVDLEAVAATLPDSCTGADLLQVTTTARSAAVRGLVDKLHNGLVKESELSAESVVIGVSDFWEGVESFRPSVTEEELAYYESLQRQF
- the LOC116772994 gene encoding small ribosomal subunit protein eS25, translating into MVSPPKKDAKSSAKQPQKTQKKKEGSSGGKAKKKKWSKGKVRDKLNNQVLFDKPTYEKLYKEVPQYKLITPAVVSERLKVRGSLARRALIELREKGLIKQVVQHHGQVIYTRATKGDDPVA